One stretch of Pseudomonas fragi DNA includes these proteins:
- a CDS encoding aldehyde dehydrogenase (NADP(+)), with protein sequence MMITGKMLIGQSAVRGDKGSLAAINPATHEKLSPDFGVGGIADIDQACTLAQQACDPYRATTPEQRAQFLESIATGILALGVTLIGRASLETGLPAARLIIERSRTVSQLRLFAQVLRDGHYLGATLDCALPTRIPSRPDLRLHKIALGPVAVFGASNFPLAFSVAGGDSAAALAAGCPIVVKAHEAHLGTSELVGQVIQQAAAAHHLPEGVFSLLIGDANLFGQTLVSHPAIKAVAFTGSRQGGLALMRTAAQRSEPIPVYAEMSCINPVFLLPHALSIRASEISRGFVEALTMSAGQLCTNPGLVIALEGQPLTQFCSTAQDALCKKAATTMLTPGIHRAYLAGIEETGTINGVTTLGQGCPAQTPCAAQATLFVTDAATFLTTPRLGDEIFGPSSLIVACKNEDEMLAVAEHLSGQLTATLQLDHADHALARKLLPILERKAGRILANGYPNNVEVSHAMVHGGPFPASSDSRSSAVGASAIDRFLRPVCYQDLPAALMPEALQDGNPLELWRMVNGQSVLA encoded by the coding sequence ATGATGATTACCGGCAAAATGCTTATCGGCCAGTCGGCAGTGCGTGGCGACAAAGGATCGCTGGCTGCAATCAACCCTGCCACCCATGAAAAGCTCAGTCCCGACTTCGGCGTCGGCGGTATCGCTGACATTGATCAGGCCTGCACGCTGGCGCAGCAAGCCTGCGATCCCTACCGCGCGACCACGCCAGAGCAGCGCGCTCAATTCCTGGAATCGATTGCCACGGGCATCCTGGCGTTGGGGGTCACCCTGATCGGGCGCGCCTCTCTCGAAACAGGATTACCTGCCGCGCGCCTGATTATCGAACGGAGCCGCACCGTGAGCCAGTTGCGGCTGTTTGCGCAAGTGTTGCGCGACGGCCACTATCTCGGCGCCACCCTGGACTGCGCCTTGCCGACGCGCATCCCTTCTCGCCCCGACCTGAGGTTGCACAAGATCGCCCTCGGCCCGGTGGCTGTATTTGGTGCAAGCAACTTTCCATTGGCGTTTTCGGTTGCCGGCGGCGATAGCGCCGCCGCCCTGGCCGCTGGCTGCCCGATAGTGGTCAAGGCGCACGAGGCTCACCTGGGTACGTCTGAACTGGTAGGCCAGGTGATTCAACAGGCAGCCGCTGCTCACCACTTGCCCGAGGGCGTGTTTTCCCTGCTTATCGGCGACGCTAACCTGTTCGGCCAGACCCTGGTCAGCCATCCCGCGATCAAGGCAGTCGCATTCACCGGTTCGCGCCAGGGCGGCCTGGCGCTGATGCGTACAGCGGCGCAACGCAGTGAACCGATCCCGGTATACGCCGAAATGAGCTGTATCAATCCCGTGTTCCTGTTGCCCCATGCACTGTCGATACGCGCCAGCGAAATCAGCCGTGGATTCGTTGAGGCTCTGACGATGAGTGCGGGGCAACTGTGTACCAATCCGGGCCTGGTGATTGCCCTGGAAGGTCAGCCCCTGACCCAGTTTTGCAGCACGGCCCAGGACGCCCTGTGCAAAAAGGCGGCGACCACCATGCTGACCCCGGGGATTCATCGTGCCTACCTCGCCGGTATCGAAGAGACGGGCACTATCAACGGCGTTACAACGCTGGGGCAAGGTTGCCCTGCTCAAACGCCATGTGCAGCGCAGGCCACCTTGTTCGTAACGGATGCAGCCACTTTTCTGACGACGCCACGACTGGGCGACGAAATATTCGGCCCCAGCTCGCTGATCGTCGCCTGCAAGAATGAAGATGAAATGCTGGCGGTCGCCGAGCATCTGTCAGGACAACTGACGGCGACATTGCAACTGGATCACGCTGATCATGCGCTGGCCAGAAAACTGCTGCCCATCCTTGAGCGCAAGGCGGGCCGGATCCTGGCGAACGGTTACCCGAACAATGTCGAGGTATCTCATGCGATGGTGCACGGCGGCCCGTTCCCGGCCAGCTCGGACAGTCGTAGCAGCGCCGTCGGCGCCAGTGCCATCGACCGGTTCTTGCGGCCGGTGTGTTATCAGGACCTGCCTGCAGCCTTGATGCCTGAAGCGTTACAGGATGGCAATCCACTCGAACTGTGGCGCATGGTCAATGGTCAATCTGTGCTTGCCTGA
- a CDS encoding ATP-binding cassette domain-containing protein encodes MNSQILLTDDKHGLSEPAVDPGMHLAPTRTEEPYAAAAKLIRVSAGSFRFEVRDLQFRRGRHTAIIGPNGAGKTTLVEALLGFRQAHLEDAQILGVAAARFLQSTRHRKRLGVQLQRVEYEDSSNVREILDLHQALYGKQDPLVAQALDIEALRKLPYRALSRGQKQRLDLFVALAHHPELVVLDEPFTGLDRAYIERVAHLLRYDLAGLTIIMICHSEEELDAASDVVWVCNGGVEYRGDKEALKNRLVGTFHARLQLDDSEQINAIYRQLERESATLRLSRPSSNEISVYGTQALDPLIRALIGHVAFQHFEFGPTHYRDMLHICAQGEQDV; translated from the coding sequence ATGAACAGTCAAATCCTGCTGACAGACGACAAACACGGGCTGTCCGAACCCGCCGTGGATCCCGGGATGCACTTGGCACCCACGCGTACTGAGGAACCCTATGCGGCGGCGGCCAAACTGATCCGGGTCAGCGCCGGCAGTTTCCGCTTCGAGGTCCGCGATCTGCAGTTTCGCCGCGGTCGGCATACCGCCATCATCGGCCCCAATGGCGCCGGCAAGACCACCCTGGTCGAAGCCTTGCTCGGCTTCCGTCAGGCACATCTGGAAGACGCGCAGATTCTGGGGGTTGCGGCGGCGCGCTTTCTGCAAAGCACCCGCCACCGCAAGCGGCTGGGGGTGCAATTGCAACGGGTCGAATATGAAGACTCGTCGAATGTCAGGGAAATCCTCGATTTGCATCAGGCCCTGTACGGCAAACAAGACCCGCTGGTGGCGCAGGCACTGGACATCGAAGCGCTGCGCAAACTGCCCTATCGGGCACTGTCACGCGGTCAAAAGCAGCGGCTCGATTTGTTCGTGGCGCTGGCCCATCATCCGGAACTTGTCGTACTTGATGAACCGTTTACCGGGCTTGACCGCGCTTATATCGAGCGCGTCGCACACCTGCTGCGCTACGACCTGGCTGGCCTGACCATCATCATGATTTGCCACTCGGAGGAAGAACTGGATGCCGCCAGCGATGTGGTGTGGGTGTGCAATGGCGGGGTTGAGTATCGGGGCGATAAAGAAGCACTGAAGAACCGTCTGGTCGGCACCTTCCATGCTCGTCTGCAACTGGACGACAGTGAACAGATCAACGCCATCTATCGCCAGCTGGAACGCGAAAGCGCCACGCTGCGGCTGTCGAGGCCATCCAGCAATGAAATCAGCGTCTATGGCACGCAGGCACTGGATCCGTTGATACGCGCCCTGATCGGTCATGTTGCGTTCCAGCACTTTGAATTCGGCCCCACCCACTACCGCGATATGTTGCACATCTGCGCCCAGGGAGAACAGGATGTTTAG
- a CDS encoding carbohydrate porin, with amino-acid sequence MFFSFRALTTSLCSGLSFCMLAPAPALADSTDLMSRSTLTGDWGGERQKLLDKGVKLTGEYSSETISNLHGGIKRGTRYAQQIRIGAQFDLSKLLDTPDAGVVQIIINDRRGHSATEDLLGNRLSAQENYGGEYTRLTEFSYQRNLFSKDLSAKVGYMVMGTEFGGMPILTNFVSAGFCAHPLTMSSGSGWGNYPTAHWGGELRYDVNPSLTLQTAVFQVNPEHNARPSEAFSMPSNDTTGAILPLEAIFNNHAFLDGQYKVGWYYDTSNYQKIGSTEKSSNRTGAYVLFDQAIWKDEQDPESVLRLFGQAATSNAATSPMRRWYSVGLVKQKPFANRPKDTIAFGYGRAVINSRTRYEQEAAAINFGESDMIASLDNGEQMLELNYGAQVTPWLLVRPDMQYYIEPGAFFGKKRGNALAVGLQIKATF; translated from the coding sequence ATGTTTTTTTCTTTCCGCGCGCTGACTACCAGCCTGTGCAGCGGTTTGTCGTTCTGTATGTTGGCCCCTGCTCCAGCGTTGGCAGATTCTACGGACTTGATGAGTCGCTCAACACTCACCGGCGATTGGGGAGGGGAGCGACAGAAGCTGCTCGACAAGGGGGTTAAGCTGACGGGTGAATACAGCTCCGAGACGATTTCGAACCTGCACGGCGGAATAAAGCGCGGCACTCGCTATGCACAACAAATACGCATTGGCGCGCAGTTTGATCTGAGCAAGTTACTCGACACTCCGGATGCTGGCGTGGTGCAGATCATTATCAATGACCGTCGTGGCCATAGCGCCACGGAAGATTTGCTCGGTAACCGCTTGTCAGCTCAGGAAAACTATGGGGGTGAATACACCCGGCTGACCGAGTTCAGCTATCAACGCAATCTGTTTTCCAAAGACCTGTCGGCCAAGGTCGGATATATGGTCATGGGCACCGAATTTGGGGGGATGCCCATTTTGACCAACTTTGTGAGCGCCGGTTTTTGTGCACACCCGTTAACCATGTCCAGCGGCAGTGGATGGGGTAACTATCCGACGGCACACTGGGGGGGAGAACTGCGTTACGACGTTAACCCGTCTCTAACGCTGCAAACCGCTGTGTTTCAAGTCAACCCGGAGCACAACGCACGCCCTTCTGAAGCGTTTTCCATGCCCAGCAACGATACCACCGGGGCTATTTTGCCTCTTGAGGCGATTTTTAATAATCATGCCTTTCTGGATGGTCAGTACAAAGTCGGTTGGTATTACGACACGTCCAATTACCAGAAAATTGGCAGCACAGAAAAGAGCAGCAACCGTACCGGGGCTTACGTGTTGTTTGATCAGGCTATCTGGAAGGACGAGCAAGACCCTGAAAGCGTATTGCGCCTTTTCGGGCAAGCGGCCACCAGTAACGCTGCGACTTCACCGATGCGTCGTTGGTATTCGGTGGGTCTGGTCAAGCAGAAGCCTTTTGCAAACCGCCCCAAAGATACTATCGCCTTTGGTTATGGCCGCGCCGTGATCAATTCGCGCACGCGCTATGAGCAAGAAGCGGCTGCAATCAATTTTGGGGAGTCAGACATGATCGCCAGCCTCGACAACGGCGAGCAGATGCTTGAACTCAACTATGGCGCGCAAGTCACGCCCTGGCTGCTGGTGCGACCGGACATGCAGTACTACATCGAACCGGGCGCGTTCTTCGGTAAAAAAAGAGGAAACGCATTGGCTGTAGGGCTACAGATCAAAGCGACTTTTTAA
- a CDS encoding ABC transporter permease, translating into MFSILAILTRNELLGFFRSKSALFWALAFPILLLTVMLMAFGHPGSLGTVNVEFQEAGTQASSDTRCPLAIEQAFAGGDPVKANFSTVSSTAPIAADTVRIVFAAGDEPMQVRYDFKGQLAVRAAARVIEIAAVRCSAAKRGIVSTDLVRFEDTASGAKPFDYGQFFTTGILVICLMSLGIMSTALSIASLREHNALKIYACFPVPKLVFLASILLSRVVMMLISVGTLLLVARYGYGIDISLWSLQTLRALPVIVLGGVMLLCLGTLLASRTASIKETELLCHLIHYPALFFGNLTIPLNDAPAWIKSILSVVPINQFVSVLRQVMLDGASLTTLWLPLLTLAGWTTLFLTAATFMFRWHKS; encoded by the coding sequence ATGTTTAGCATACTGGCGATATTGACGCGCAACGAGCTGCTGGGCTTTTTCCGCAGCAAGTCGGCGCTGTTCTGGGCGCTGGCCTTCCCCATCCTGCTGCTGACCGTGATGCTGATGGCTTTCGGTCATCCAGGCTCACTGGGTACGGTCAATGTCGAGTTTCAGGAAGCTGGTACCCAGGCCAGTTCGGACACCCGCTGCCCGTTGGCGATTGAGCAGGCATTTGCTGGCGGCGATCCCGTAAAGGCCAATTTTTCAACCGTCAGCAGCACTGCCCCCATCGCAGCAGACACGGTGCGCATCGTCTTTGCGGCCGGCGACGAACCGATGCAGGTGCGCTATGACTTCAAGGGTCAGCTGGCGGTACGCGCCGCAGCACGCGTGATCGAGATCGCCGCGGTCAGGTGTTCAGCGGCCAAGCGCGGCATTGTGTCGACAGACCTGGTGCGTTTCGAAGATACGGCCTCCGGCGCCAAGCCCTTCGACTACGGCCAGTTTTTTACCACCGGCATTTTGGTCATCTGTTTGATGTCACTCGGCATCATGTCCACCGCCTTGTCGATTGCCAGCTTGCGTGAACACAACGCCCTCAAGATCTACGCCTGTTTTCCAGTGCCGAAGCTGGTTTTTCTGGCCTCTATCCTCTTGTCGCGGGTGGTCATGATGCTGATTTCGGTGGGCACCTTGCTGCTGGTGGCGCGGTACGGATACGGCATCGACATCTCGCTGTGGAGTTTGCAGACCTTGCGTGCGTTGCCGGTCATTGTGCTGGGCGGGGTCATGTTGCTGTGCCTCGGCACCCTGCTGGCCAGTCGTACCGCCTCGATAAAAGAAACCGAATTGTTGTGCCATCTGATCCATTACCCGGCCCTGTTCTTCGGCAACCTGACCATCCCGTTGAACGATGCGCCAGCCTGGATCAAAAGCATTCTCTCGGTGGTTCCGATCAACCAGTTTGTCTCGGTACTGCGCCAAGTGATGCTCGACGGAGCGTCCCTGACAACGCTGTGGCTGCCCTTGTTGACCCTGGCAGGCTGGACCACGTTGTTTCTCACTGCCGCGACCTTCATGTTCCGCTGGCACAAAAGTTAA
- a CDS encoding FAD-binding oxidoreductase, giving the protein MSNLEPASGLHAFLTEVAEVLGQESLLTGAACAPYEIDVTHYRGKAAAVVLPRDTHAVSALMRIAVRHRIRLVAQGNRSGLVGGAVTDNSGTQVIVSLSRLRRVREIDPLNRTVIVEAGALLSELNRQLETHSLYFPIDIGSDPAIGGLIGANAGGSRLLKHGDMRHNLLGIEVVLADGDGTVVQLLAPLRKNNTGLDLKQMFVGTGGAFGIITAATLDLRRIDQSTQSVFVALPDHATALQVLDAFEHQFGDLLCAFEVISEAALALTVRNFPTLRHPFGQSQASCYALIEIASSMPGLHTIFAQRTEQVLEQLYESGRILDAVLGNASSFWPLRDNLPLAIAQEGIPLSFDVAFSRSRLVAFRDLAAQWLEHEHPLLQLYDFGHFADGGCHLIVLVPHAHIARYGIAKLVAVRSGLYKLVSENGGCFSAEHGVGPMNAAYYSKYTPPGVQAISRAMQQLMDPQAVLGRYRYT; this is encoded by the coding sequence ATGAGCAACCTGGAACCTGCATCGGGACTCCACGCGTTCCTGACCGAAGTCGCCGAAGTGCTGGGGCAGGAGTCGCTGCTGACCGGAGCGGCCTGTGCCCCCTATGAAATCGACGTCACTCATTACCGTGGCAAAGCGGCGGCGGTCGTCCTCCCGCGTGATACCCACGCTGTCAGCGCGCTGATGCGCATCGCTGTGCGCCATCGCATACGGCTGGTCGCCCAGGGCAACCGCAGCGGATTGGTGGGTGGCGCCGTCACCGACAACTCCGGCACGCAAGTGATCGTTTCCCTTTCGCGCTTGCGCCGAGTGCGCGAGATTGATCCCTTGAACCGCACGGTCATTGTCGAAGCTGGCGCGCTCTTGTCAGAGCTCAATCGCCAGCTGGAAACCCATTCGCTGTACTTCCCTATTGATATCGGCAGCGACCCGGCGATAGGCGGATTAATCGGCGCCAATGCCGGCGGCAGCCGCTTGCTCAAGCATGGCGACATGCGTCATAACCTGCTCGGTATCGAGGTGGTGCTGGCCGATGGCGACGGCACCGTGGTGCAACTGCTCGCGCCGTTGCGCAAGAACAATACCGGGCTCGACCTCAAGCAGATGTTTGTGGGCACCGGCGGCGCCTTCGGAATCATTACGGCGGCGACGCTTGATCTAAGACGCATCGACCAGTCGACGCAAAGCGTGTTTGTGGCCTTGCCTGACCACGCGACAGCGCTGCAGGTACTGGATGCCTTCGAGCATCAGTTTGGCGATTTGCTGTGCGCTTTCGAAGTGATATCCGAAGCGGCACTCGCCCTTACCGTGCGCAACTTCCCCACGCTGCGCCACCCGTTTGGCCAATCGCAGGCCAGCTGTTATGCCCTGATAGAGATCGCCAGCAGCATGCCAGGCTTGCATACGATCTTTGCGCAACGAACCGAGCAGGTGCTGGAACAGTTGTATGAAAGCGGCCGGATTCTCGACGCCGTCCTGGGCAACGCCAGCAGCTTTTGGCCGCTGCGAGACAACCTGCCGCTGGCCATTGCCCAGGAAGGTATCCCGCTCTCGTTCGACGTGGCGTTCTCGCGCTCGCGATTGGTCGCTTTCCGCGATCTGGCTGCACAGTGGCTTGAGCACGAACATCCGCTGCTGCAGCTTTACGATTTCGGCCATTTTGCCGACGGCGGCTGCCATTTGATTGTGCTTGTGCCGCACGCCCATATCGCCCGGTACGGCATCGCCAAGCTAGTCGCGGTGCGTAGCGGCCTCTACAAGCTGGTGTCCGAAAACGGCGGCTGCTTCAGTGCAGAGCATGGCGTCGGGCCTATGAATGCCGCTTATTACAGCAAGTACACACCCCCTGGGGTGCAGGCAATCAGCAGGGCCATGCAGCAGTTGATGGACCCGCAGGCGGTGCTGGGCCGCTACCGCTACACCTAA
- a CDS encoding membrane-bound PQQ-dependent dehydrogenase, glucose/quinate/shikimate family, which yields MTDDHQSPTKRRAISSLVRIVFSLFVFAVALTLIYGGVMLLALDGSSYYLIAGLAYLALTPLLLWRKRFSIIFSALIFLATCVWAFYEVGQFSYWELLPRLVVPAIILTLSLWVGATFPGTSVTTQRVANRFGFAVFAALIATFIAAFYPHGAISNPVVASKASEPKEPTADAPENWEYYGRSASGTRFAPYTQITPENVKDLQVAWTYRTGRRTTGAGAGVDENTPLQIGNVLYSCTPENLITALDGDTGAPLWKFDPKAKTEEHVTCRGVGYYDIDKDDSLSAEVKASHDNDQQCRQRILVSSVDARLFALDAHTGALCSSFGENGYVDLKKGMGPTEKSKRYHPTSLPVVMGHLTVVGGWVRDIVAGEPSGAVRAFDVLTGDLVWAWDIGAPEGKDATADDHQFTLETPNVWTIPTYDKELNLVYLPTGNGPPDYWGGDRNAAKEKYGSAVVAVDASTGKAKWVYQIVHHDVWDYDLPSQPVMYDWKNADGEKTPVLIQTSKTGNIFVLDRRTGKPVTEVEERPVPTSPAAEGEHLSPTQPFSIGMPTIGVEPLTEKSMWGVTTFDQLYCRIMFKDSVYVGPFTPPSEKPYIEWPGLLGGMNWGGISIDENTGMMFVNDMRVPLRMSLVTKEDTSKFKVSTDEVPGFMGTIRPQVAGIYGGVRIDILQSPLGVPCNTPPFGSMSAIDLNTQKLVWQVPMGTVQDTGPMGIKTHMPIPLGMPTLGGPTSTASGLVFFAGTQDYYLRALDSATGKEVWKARLPVGAVAAPLIYKSPVTGKQYVVISAGGMSHSPDVGDYIIAYALPNSAEK from the coding sequence ATGACGGATGACCATCAATCACCCACTAAAAGACGGGCAATAAGCTCGCTCGTGAGAATAGTATTTTCTCTCTTCGTTTTTGCTGTTGCACTGACATTGATATACGGCGGGGTCATGTTATTGGCTCTGGACGGATCAAGTTATTATCTAATAGCCGGGCTGGCTTATTTGGCACTCACCCCGTTATTGTTATGGCGTAAACGTTTCAGCATTATATTTTCGGCACTTATATTCCTTGCTACATGCGTCTGGGCATTTTATGAGGTAGGCCAGTTCAGTTATTGGGAACTGCTGCCACGGCTTGTCGTTCCAGCCATTATCCTGACACTTAGTTTGTGGGTGGGCGCGACGTTCCCGGGTACATCCGTGACGACTCAGCGCGTGGCTAACCGGTTTGGCTTTGCGGTGTTTGCCGCGTTGATCGCCACCTTTATTGCTGCGTTTTACCCTCACGGTGCGATTTCAAATCCTGTGGTCGCGTCGAAGGCATCCGAGCCGAAGGAACCTACTGCCGATGCGCCTGAAAATTGGGAATACTATGGTCGCAGCGCATCGGGTACCCGGTTTGCGCCTTACACACAGATCACCCCAGAAAACGTCAAGGACCTTCAGGTCGCCTGGACATACAGAACAGGGCGCAGAACGACCGGGGCTGGTGCAGGCGTAGACGAAAACACGCCGTTGCAGATTGGCAACGTGCTGTATTCATGCACACCGGAGAATCTGATCACCGCACTGGATGGTGATACTGGGGCACCTCTCTGGAAGTTCGACCCTAAAGCCAAAACCGAAGAACACGTCACCTGCCGCGGCGTGGGTTATTACGACATCGATAAAGACGACAGCCTGAGTGCTGAGGTCAAGGCTTCGCACGACAACGACCAACAATGCCGTCAGCGCATTCTGGTGTCGTCGGTAGATGCCCGTCTGTTTGCGCTTGACGCGCACACCGGCGCCCTGTGTTCGAGCTTTGGTGAGAACGGTTACGTCGATCTCAAGAAAGGCATGGGCCCAACCGAGAAGAGCAAACGCTATCACCCAACCTCTCTGCCGGTTGTGATGGGGCATCTGACCGTGGTCGGCGGCTGGGTGCGTGACATTGTAGCGGGCGAGCCTTCAGGGGCCGTGCGTGCATTTGACGTGCTGACCGGTGATTTGGTCTGGGCATGGGACATAGGCGCACCTGAGGGTAAGGACGCTACTGCCGACGACCATCAGTTCACGCTGGAAACGCCTAACGTATGGACTATTCCTACTTACGATAAAGAGTTGAACCTGGTCTACCTGCCAACAGGCAATGGCCCACCGGACTACTGGGGGGGTGATCGCAACGCGGCCAAGGAAAAATATGGCTCGGCGGTTGTAGCTGTGGATGCATCGACCGGTAAAGCCAAGTGGGTTTACCAGATCGTTCACCACGATGTATGGGATTACGACCTGCCTTCGCAGCCAGTCATGTATGACTGGAAGAACGCTGATGGCGAGAAAACGCCGGTTTTGATCCAGACCAGCAAAACAGGCAATATTTTTGTTCTGGACCGTCGTACAGGCAAACCTGTTACCGAAGTTGAAGAACGTCCGGTGCCAACCTCACCCGCTGCTGAAGGCGAGCACCTGTCACCGACTCAACCGTTTTCGATCGGAATGCCAACTATTGGTGTTGAGCCACTGACAGAGAAGTCCATGTGGGGCGTGACGACTTTCGATCAACTGTACTGCCGGATCATGTTCAAGGACTCCGTTTACGTGGGCCCGTTTACACCTCCGTCCGAGAAACCGTACATCGAATGGCCAGGCTTGTTGGGCGGCATGAACTGGGGGGGCATTTCCATCGACGAAAATACAGGCATGATGTTTGTTAACGACATGCGTGTGCCCCTGCGAATGTCGCTGGTGACTAAGGAAGACACCAGCAAGTTCAAAGTATCGACTGACGAAGTGCCCGGTTTCATGGGAACTATTCGCCCACAAGTCGCCGGTATCTATGGCGGCGTGAGAATCGACATTCTGCAATCCCCACTGGGCGTGCCGTGCAATACACCCCCGTTCGGCAGCATGAGTGCGATTGATCTCAATACCCAGAAACTGGTGTGGCAAGTGCCTATGGGCACCGTCCAGGATACCGGCCCTATGGGAATTAAAACCCACATGCCGATACCGCTGGGCATGCCAACACTGGGTGGTCCAACCTCAACAGCCTCGGGCCTGGTGTTCTTTGCAGGGACTCAAGACTACTACCTGCGTGCGCTCGACTCGGCAACCGGTAAAGAAGTGTGGAAAGCTCGCTTGCCTGTCGGCGCTGTCGCCGCACCGCTGATCTACAAATCACCGGTCACCGGAAAACAATACGTGGTGATCTCTGCAGGGGGCATGAGCCACTCCCCTGACGTAGGTGATTACATCATTGCTTATGCATTACCGAATAGCGCTGAAAAATAA
- a CDS encoding single-stranded DNA-binding protein — protein sequence MARGVNKVILVGTCGQDPEVRYLPNGNAVTNLSLATSEQWTDKQTGQKVEKTEWHRVSMFGKVAEIAGEYLRKGSQVYIEGKLQTREWEKDGIKRYTTEIVVDMQGTMQLLGGRPQGDQQNQGGGNNYQQQQSAPRQQAQRPAPQQQQQSRPAPQQQAPQPAPDFDSFDDDIPF from the coding sequence ATGGCCCGTGGGGTTAACAAAGTTATATTGGTCGGCACATGCGGCCAGGATCCCGAAGTTCGCTACTTGCCTAACGGTAATGCCGTGACCAACCTGAGTCTGGCAACCAGCGAACAGTGGACTGACAAGCAAACCGGCCAGAAAGTCGAAAAGACTGAATGGCACCGTGTATCGATGTTCGGCAAAGTGGCCGAAATTGCCGGCGAATACCTGCGCAAGGGTTCGCAGGTGTACATCGAAGGCAAGCTGCAAACCCGCGAGTGGGAAAAAGACGGTATCAAGCGTTACACCACTGAAATCGTGGTCGACATGCAAGGCACCATGCAACTGCTGGGTGGCCGTCCACAGGGCGACCAGCAAAACCAGGGTGGTGGCAACAACTACCAGCAACAACAGTCGGCTCCGCGTCAGCAGGCTCAACGCCCTGCACCGCAACAACAGCAGCAGTCGCGTCCTGCACCGCAACAGCAGGCTCCGCAGCCAGCTCCGGATTTCGACAGCTTTGATGACGATATCCCGTTCTAG
- a CDS encoding MFS transporter encodes MHDPHSERMSSGETRAASGLALVFAFRMLGMFMVLPVLATYGMDLAGATPALIGLAIGAYGLTQAIFQIPFGIISDRIGRRPVIYLGLIVFALGSVLAANSDSIWGVIAGRILQGAGAISAAVMALLSDLTREQHRTKAMAMIGMTIGLSFAVAMVVGPLLTRAFGLSGLFLATGAMALCGIVIVMFMVPRSTGTLQHRESGVAKQALLPTLRHPDLLRLDLGIFVLHAMLMSSFIALPLALVEKAGLPKEQHWWVYLTALLISFFAMIPFIIYGEKKRKMKRVLLGAVVTLMLTELFFWKFGDSLRALVIGTVVFFTAFNLLEASLPSLISKVSPAGGKGTAMGVYSTSQFLGSALGGILGGWLFQHGGLSVVFLGCAGLAALWLAFAVTMREPPYVTSLRLPLSPEALREAGLAERLKAVTGVTDAVIVAEESAIYIKLDTELLDRATLEQLVNPAPTCEA; translated from the coding sequence ATGCACGATCCCCACAGCGAACGCATGAGCAGCGGCGAGACCCGGGCAGCAAGCGGTCTGGCCCTTGTGTTCGCCTTCCGTATGCTGGGCATGTTTATGGTGTTGCCGGTACTGGCGACCTATGGGATGGACCTGGCTGGCGCGACGCCTGCCCTTATAGGCTTGGCAATTGGCGCTTATGGCCTGACCCAGGCGATTTTTCAAATCCCGTTCGGGATCATTTCCGACCGTATTGGACGGCGCCCGGTGATTTACCTGGGCTTGATTGTCTTTGCGCTGGGCAGTGTGCTGGCGGCCAATTCCGATTCGATCTGGGGCGTTATTGCGGGACGTATCCTGCAAGGCGCAGGGGCGATTTCAGCAGCTGTCATGGCGCTGTTGTCGGACCTGACCCGTGAGCAGCACCGCACCAAGGCGATGGCCATGATCGGCATGACCATCGGATTGTCATTTGCTGTCGCAATGGTCGTGGGGCCGTTGCTGACCCGTGCATTCGGGTTGTCTGGGCTGTTTCTGGCCACGGGGGCAATGGCACTGTGCGGGATCGTGATCGTGATGTTTATGGTGCCGCGTTCCACCGGGACCTTGCAGCATCGTGAGTCCGGTGTGGCGAAGCAGGCTTTGCTGCCGACCTTGCGTCACCCTGACCTGTTGCGCCTGGACCTTGGCATTTTTGTGTTGCACGCCATGTTGATGTCGAGCTTTATTGCCTTGCCGCTGGCGCTGGTCGAAAAGGCCGGCCTGCCCAAGGAGCAGCACTGGTGGGTGTACCTGACGGCCTTGCTGATTTCTTTTTTCGCCATGATTCCGTTCATCATCTACGGCGAAAAGAAACGCAAAATGAAACGAGTTTTGCTCGGCGCCGTCGTTACGTTGATGCTCACTGAGCTATTCTTCTGGAAGTTCGGCGACAGTTTGCGGGCGTTGGTGATCGGCACCGTGGTGTTTTTCACCGCGTTCAACCTGTTGGAGGCTTCACTGCCTTCGCTGATCAGCAAAGTTTCACCCGCAGGCGGCAAGGGCACGGCGATGGGGGTTTATTCCACCAGCCAATTCCTCGGTTCGGCACTGGGCGGCATCCTCGGCGGCTGGTTGTTCCAGCATGGCGGTTTGTCGGTTGTGTTCCTTGGATGCGCAGGTCTGGCTGCACTCTGGCTAGCCTTTGCTGTTACCATGCGCGAACCACCGTATGTAACAAGCCTGCGCCTGCCGTTATCACCTGAGGCGCTGCGCGAAGCAGGTCTGGCTGAGCGTTTGAAGGCTGTTACTGGCGTTACAGATGCAGTGATCGTGGCTGAAGAGTCCGCGATTTATATCAAATTGGACACCGAACTATTGGATCGCGCGACACTCGAGCAGTTGGTTAACCCAGCGCCGACGTGCGAAGCCTAG